Part of the Gammaproteobacteria bacterium genome, TTCCGTGTGGTTCCGTGGCCATGTACCGTATCGGGGCGAAACCTACCACACCGATGCCATCACCACCGGCAGCTCATTCCTTGAGCGTGATCTTCAGGCGGCCATCCTCGACGCGGATGTCCTCGACGCCGTCGGCGAAGGCCTTCCAGAAACCCTGTTCGGCACCGAATTCCCGCACCAGATCGATGTTCTTGAGGCCGCCGATCCAGGCATTCGGCAACGGCACGCCCATGAGGCTCACACCCTTCAGCACCACCACCGGCCGGCCGTCGCGGTAGGCCAGTTCGACCCCGGCACGCACCTTCAGAGTCTGTCCCCCCAGTATGGGAAAGTCGGGGTCCATCGGCAGCAGCAGCTTGGCACTGACCAGGTCGTCGCCGAGATCGATGGCGAGCTTGCGGGCGAGGTCGGTGTTCCGCGCCAGCAGTGCATTCAGTTCCTTCTCGGTGAGCGTGACCGCACGGCTCGCACCCACCTCGCTGTAGGCCTCGGGTACCAGAGGTGTGGCGGGCAGTCGTGACGGCCGGGTGTGCGACCGGCCGGTTTCCAGCGTCTCCAGCCGCTCGAGCTTGGCATCGAGCGCACGTCCCTCCCGGGTGCTCAAGGTCACCGGTGTGAACTCCGCTGGGAACAGATAGACCGTGAACACCCAATAGGCGATGCCGGCCGTGAGCATGATCGTGACCAGCATCAGCAGCAACACGTGCAACCAGTCGAAGCGCCGCCCTGACACGGGCATCGGGACGGGTGGTGGGGTCGGCGTGTCCTGCGGAGGGGTGTCCATACGGGCATGGTCGGGCACGGGCGGGGGCGTGTAAAGAGCACGGCGCGTGAGTCAATCTTCCGCCACTCGATCCCCGATCCGTTCTCCCCTCCCGTGCGCCAATCCCGCACGTCCCGACCACCACAGTGTGGCTTCCTCCATCCGCTTACATTTCCGTTACTCACCGTAACAAAGATTTGCAGGGTGCATGCCGCAAACACCGCACGAACACAACAACCACGCACGACGACCCGGGTTTGCACAGCGGATATCGACATGGCACGGACACCGAGAATTACCATACGCGCGAAGATTCTGTTGATTCCATTCGTCGGGATCATCGGCTTCTCACTCTATCTCGCCTACTACTACACCGTCGTCAGCGAGAACACCCGTCTGCTGCATCTGACGCATCAGGTCAACTTCCCCACTCTGGACGTATCGAAGGAGAGCCTGTTCGGCCTGGAGCGGATCAAGGAGATGCTCAATGCGGCGGTAGGTACCGGCGAAGCGGATCTGCTCGCCTCTACTGACACGCTGAAGAACACCATGGATGAACGGCTGGCAGGGATTCCATCGCTGAATGAGGCGCTGGCGACCGACGTGCGCATCGCCCGGGAGCATCTAACGGCCTATTACGATGCAGCTCGCAAGCTCTCCCTGGGTATGATCGAAGGCACTATTCCGCCAGACGCACTCGGCGCCGCCGTCGCCGGGATGACGCAACACCACGACGAACTCAAGCAGACCCTGTCCGACCTGCACGCCTCCGCCCTGTCGCGCTTCACCGATACATTGTCCGTGGCCAACGAGGCGGCCGGAACCGCACTGCGCGTGGGTCTGGCCTTCGGCTTGGTCACGATGATCATCCTTGCGCTCACTGCCGTGAGTGTCTCATCCATGGTCGTCCGCAACATAAAGCTGGTCTCCGGTTCGCTGCGTGAAATTGCCAGCGGCCGCGCCGACCTGACACGTCGCCTCACGGCGCGTGGCAATGACGAGATCGCCGAACTCGTGCACTGGTTCAATGCCTTCGTGGAGAAGCTCGAATCCATGGTGAGCGGCATAGCCGCGTCAATCAGCCAGGTCGCCGTGGCAGCGGAACAGCTCTCGACCGTCGCCAACGGAACCACCGACGGCATCGACCTGCAGCGCAGGGAGACCGAACTGGTCGCACAATCCATGAGCGAAATGCTGGACACCATCCGCCACGTCGCCCGCAGCACGGCGGAGACCGACGATTCGACCGGACACGCGGACGACGACGCACAACGCGGTGCGGACATCGTCCGGCGCATCATCGACGCCAACACCACCGTCGCCGACGAGGTCGAACGCGCGGCAGAGGTCATCGCCAGACTGGAGGAGGACACGCGCAGCGCCGCCGTGGTCCTCGATGTCATCAGGACGGTCGCCGAGCAGACCAATCTGCTCGCCCTGAACGCCGCCATCGAAGCCGCACGCGCCGGCGACAACGGCCGTGGCTTCTCGGTGGTCGCAGACGAGGTGCGGGCCCTGGCGCTGCGCACCCAGGAGTCCACGCAGAAGATACACGCGACCATAGGGCAGTTGCAGAGCAACGCCCGGCAGGTCGTGGAGGTCATGGAGATCGCCCGCAACGAATCGCGGGTCAGTGTCGGTAATGCCGACGAAGGCGGCCGGGCACTGCAGTCTATCCGCGACCGGGTCGCGACGATCAAGGGCATGACGGCCCAGATCGCCGCCGCGACGGAAGAACAGAGCAACGTCGCCGAAGAGATCCAGAAGAACGTCACCACCATCCAGCGCATCGCCGGAGATTCCACGGCGGGCGCGATACAGACCGCCACCGCCA contains:
- a CDS encoding arginine N-succinyltransferase, which encodes MPVSGRRFDWLHVLLLMLVTIMLTAGIAYWVFTVYLFPAEFTPVTLSTREGRALDAKLERLETLETGRSHTRPSRLPATPLVPEAYSEVGASRAVTLTEKELNALLARNTDLARKLAIDLGDDLVSAKLLLPMDPDFPILGGQTLKVRAGVELAYRDGRPVVVLKGVSLMGVPLPNAWIGGLKNIDLVREFGAEQGFWKAFADGVEDIRVEDGRLKITLKE
- a CDS encoding methyl-accepting chemotaxis protein, with the protein product MARTPRITIRAKILLIPFVGIIGFSLYLAYYYTVVSENTRLLHLTHQVNFPTLDVSKESLFGLERIKEMLNAAVGTGEADLLASTDTLKNTMDERLAGIPSLNEALATDVRIAREHLTAYYDAARKLSLGMIEGTIPPDALGAAVAGMTQHHDELKQTLSDLHASALSRFTDTLSVANEAAGTALRVGLAFGLVTMIILALTAVSVSSMVVRNIKLVSGSLREIASGRADLTRRLTARGNDEIAELVHWFNAFVEKLESMVSGIAASISQVAVAAEQLSTVANGTTDGIDLQRRETELVAQSMSEMLDTIRHVARSTAETDDSTGHADDDAQRGADIVRRIIDANTTVADEVERAAEVIARLEEDTRSAAVVLDVIRTVAEQTNLLALNAAIEAARAGDNGRGFSVVADEVRALALRTQESTQKIHATIGQLQSNARQVVEVMEIARNESRVSVGNADEGGRALQSIRDRVATIKGMTAQIAAATEEQSNVAEEIQKNVTTIQRIAGDSTAGAIQTATASDELARLSTQLQTIVGDFSTSRRS